A segment of the Collimonas fungivorans genome:
CAAGCTGGCAAGCCCTTCAAGGCATCGTCGCGTGGCTCGCGGGAATGCTGAACCCTATCGTAGTCGTACCGTCAGTGCTGTCGGCGAACACGCCGCCGCCATGCATCTTGGCGATCGCCTTGACGATTGCCAGCCCCAGGCCGTGGCCGTGCAGCTGGCTCTGGTCCTTGTCGTTGCGGGCGGCGTCAACCCGGTAGAAACGATCGAACAGGCGCGGCAGGTGATTGTCGGCGATCGGTTTGCCCGGATTCGACACCGCGATCCGGATCACCTCAGGCTGCTCCGTGATCGTCACTGCTATCGCGGCGCCAGGGCTGGAATGCTGGATCGCGTTGTGCAGCAGGTTGCTCATTGCGCGCTTGAACAGCGAGGTTTCGATGGAGGCTTCGGCGCTCATGTCGCCAGCCACCTTGACCGTCATTTTCGAATCGTCCAGCAGGAACTCGAAAAACTCCACGGTCTTGCCGACTTCCTGCGCAATCGAGGTGCGCACCAGGCTGGTGGCGGCTTCGCCCTGGTCGGCGCGCGCCAGGAACAGCATGTCGTTGATGATGGAGCGCAAGCGCTCCAGCTCTTCCAGGTTCGATTGCAGCACTTCCTCGAATTGCGGCGCCGTGCGTTGCCGCGACAAGGCCACCTGGGTTTCGCCGATCAGGTTGGCCAGCGGCGTGCGCAGTTCGTGGGCAACGTCGGCGTTGAACGCCTCCAGCTGGTTGTATGCGCCTTCCATGCGTTCCAGCACGCCGTTGAAGGCGATCGTCAGGTCCGACAGTTCGCCCGGCAGCGGCGAAATCTGCAGCCGTTGCGACAAGGTCTTGGGTCCCAGCGACTGCGCTGCGCTGGACAGCTGTTTCAGCGGCCGCAAGCCGACCTGCGCAATCCAGTAGCCGAGCAGCATGACCAGCAGCACGCCCAGCAGGGACAGGCCGACCAGCGCAATCATGAAGGTATGCAAGGTGTGCATGTAAGGCGCGGCGTCCACCGCCACGATGAGGCGCACCGCGGGCCGCTCCTGGAACGGCTCGATGGTGCCTACCATGGTGTGCAGCGGATATTCGCGGCCATGCAGCGACATGATGCCCATGCCGCTCGGGTTGCGGTCCAGCTGCTCAACATCGGCCAGGCCTTTGCCATACTCGAAACGGGGATCGTCGCTCAGCACCCAGTAACGGATGCTGCCGTCGGCCGGCGTCAGGGTGTCCAGCTTGGTCTGCACCCGCGGCCAGCGTGCCGGGTCGCCGTTATGGCCGATCATGTAGCGGGTATCCAGGAACCGTGTATTGAGTTCGTCCTGCTGATGGCGCGCCAGCTCGCGCTGCAGCACGCCATACAGCGCGCTGCCGATCAAGGAAAAAATCAGCAGCGCCGCTACGGCAAACATCGCCACCAGGCGCGCGGTGATGGAGCGCTTCATTCGTTGCTCTCTTGGCTGCGCAGCTCCAGCACATAACCCATGCCGCGTATGGTATGCAGCAGCTTGGGGCTGAACGGCGTGTCGATCTTGGCGCGCAAGCGCTTGATGGCGACCTCGACGACGTTGGTGTTGCTGTCGAAATTCATGTCCCAGACCAGCTCGGCGATCGCGGTCTTGGACAGGATTTCACCCTGGCGCCGCGCCAGCACCGCCAGCAGGGAAAACTCCTTGGCGGTGAGGTCGATGCGGACATTGGCCCGGTAAGCCTTGCGGCTGATTAGGTCGATCTGCAGGTCGGCAATCCGCAGCTGCGCCGGTTCGAAAGCGCGGCCGCGCCGGGTCAGCGCCTGCAGGCGCGCCAGCAGTTCGAGGAAAGAAAACGGTTTCACCAGGTAATCGTCGGCGCCGCCTTGCAGGCCTTTGATGCGGTCTTCCACGCGGTCGCGCGCGGTGAGCATGATGACCGGGGTCTGCTTGATGGCGCGCAAAGCGTGCAGGACCGTAAAACCGTCTATGCCGGGCAGCATGACGTCCAGCACGATGACGTCGTAATCGTGCTGCAGGGCCAGGTGCTGGCCGTCGACGCCGTTATGCGCGACATCGACGGCGCAGCCCTGTTCGGTCAGGCCCTTGCACAGATAGTCGGCCGTCTTCAGTTCATCTTCGACGATCAGTATTTTCATGTGTAGCCTGTCTCCTGGCTAGGTTCCTGCATGCCGGCACCGTGCCGGCATGCAGGAGGATATTTCATTGCCTGCATTATATTTGACGCATTATTTTGAATTTATCATGCCGCAGCCTTGCGGGCCGCTTTGCGCGCCTGGCGCGCTTCCTTGCGCCGCATGTACCAGTAGTGTGCGCGGTCCAGGTACAGATACACCACCGGCGTCGTGAACAAGGTCAGCGCTTGCGACAGCACCAGGCCGCCCACCATGGCGTAACCCAGCGGCCGCCGCAGTTCGGAGCCGGCGCCGTGGCCCAGCATCAGCGGCAGGCCGCTCAGCAACGCACACATGGTGGTCATCATGATCGGCCGGAAGCGCAGCACGCAGGCCTGGTAGATCGCTTCTTCCGGCTTCATGCCGTGCTGCCGTTCCGCCGTCAGGGCGAAGTCGATCATCATGATGCCGTTCTTCTTGACGATGCCGATCAGCAGGATGATGCCGATCAAGGCGATCACGCTCAGGTCATAACCGCCCATCATCAGGATCAGCAGGGCGCCGACGCCGGCCGAAGGCAGGGTCGACAGGATCGTCAGCGGATGGATATAACTTTCATACAGCAAGCCCAGCACGATATACACCGCGACCAGCGCTGCCGCGATCAGGTAGGGCTGCGACGACAGCGAGTCGCCGAACGCCTTGGCCGTGCCCTGGAACGCGCCGGTCAGGGTAGCCGGCACGCCCATCTCGGCCTGTGCCTTCTGGATCGCATCGACCGCTTCACCCAGCGCCACGTTCGGCGCCAGGTTGAAGGAGATCGTCACCGCCGGGAACTGGCCCTGGTGGCTGATCGACAGGTAGGAAGTCTTGTTGGTGTCGATGGTGACGAAGGTCGACAGCGGCACCTGCTGGCCGGTCACCGGCGAAGTCAGGTAAAGCTTGTTGAACAGTTCGGGATCTTCCTGCAGCTTGGGCGTCACTTCCAGGATCACATGGTAACTGTTGATCTGCGTGAAGTACTGCGCAACCTGGCGCTGGCCGATGGCGTCGTAGATGGTCGAGTCGATCAGCGCCGGCGTGATGCCGAAGCTGGAAGCGCGCGCGCGGTCGATGGTCAGGTTGGCTGCCGCCGCGGCGTTCTGCTGGTCGGAAGCGACGTCGGTCAATTGCGGCAGCTGGCGGAAACGGTTCAGCAGTTTCGGCGCCCAGACGTTCAGTTCATCCAGGTTTGAGTCAGTCACGGTGTACTGGTACTGGGTGCGCGACAGGCGGCCGCCGACGTTGATATCCTGGCCTGCCTGCAGGAACAGGTTGACCCCTTGCACCTTGGCCAGTTGCGGCCGCAAGCGTGCAATCACTTCGTCGGCGCTGGCGGTGCGTCCCTCGTCTTTCGGTTTCAGGCTGATGAAGAAGTTGCCGGTATTGAAAGTGCTGCCACCGCCGCTCATGCCGAAGCCGGTGACGTCCGGATCCTTGCGTACGACGTCGGCCAGCGCCAGCATGCGTTTGTTCATCGAGGCGAACGAGGAATCCTGCGCCGATTCGGCAAAGCCGTAGACGAAGCCGGTGTCCTGCTGCGGGAAAAAGCCTTTCGGGATAATCACGAACAGCACCACGGTGGCAGCCATGGTAGCGAAGAACACCATCAGGGTGATGAACTGATGGCGCAGCACCACGTGCAGGCCGCGCTTGTAGCCGTTGAGCATGGCGTCGAAACCACGTTCGAACATCTGGTACATGCGGCCATGCGATTCAGCCGTATGCGATTTCAGGAAGCGCGAGCAGAGCATCGGCGTCAAGGTCAGCGAAATCACCACCGAGACGGCAATCGTCAGCGTCACGGTGATGGCGAATTCGCGGAACAGGCGGCCGACGATGCCGCCCATCAGCAGCAACGGGATGAACACCGCCACCAGCGATACCGAGATCGAAATAATCGTAAACCCGATTTCTCCCGCTCCCTTGTAGGCCGCCTCCATCGGCGACATGCCTTCTTCGACATAGCGATAGATATTCTCCAGCATCACGATCGCATCGTCGACCACAAAACCGACCGCGATGGTGAGCGCCATCAGCGACAGGTTGTCGAGGCTGAAGCCGAGCAGGAACATGATCGCCGCGGTGCCGAGCAGCGCCAGCGGCACGGTCACGCTGGGGATCAGGGTAGCGGGGACGTTGCGCAGGAACAGGAAGATCACCAGCACCACCAGGGCGATGGTCAGCACCAGCGTGAACTCGACGTCGGACACCGAGGCGCGGATGGTCTGGGTACGGTCGATCAGGGTGTTGACATGCACTGTCGGCGGGATCGCCGCTTGCAGGCGCGGCAAGGCAGCCTTGATGCGGTCTACGGTTTCGATCACGTTGGCGCCAGGCTGCTTGGTGATCGCCAGCACGATCGAACGGCCGTTGGTGATGGTGTTGCCGGCCGGCGCCGCGGCGCCGGCATAGGCCCAGCCGGCCACCTTCAGATTTTCCGCGGCGTCGATGGCGACGCCGACATCGCGCACCCGGATCGGCGCGCCGTTCTTGTAGGCCAGCACCATGTCGTTCCACGGTTCCGCGCTCAGCAGCTGGTCATTGGTGTACACGGTGAAGCTTTGCTTGGCGCCGTCTACCGTGCCTTTCGGCTGGTTGACGGTGAGGTTGGCGATGACGCCCCTGATATCTTCCAGGCTGATGCCGATCGCTGCCAGCTTGGTCGGATCGACCTGGATCCGCACCGACGGTTTTTGCACGCCGCCGATATTCACCAGGCCGACGCCGGGAATCTGCGAAATCTGCTGCGCCAGGATATTGTCGGCGAAGTCATTCACCTGGATCAGCGGCAGCGCATCCGATTGCACCGACATCACCAGGATCGGCGAATCGGCCGGATTCACCTTGCGGAAGGTCGGCGGGCTCGGCAGGTTGGCCGGCAGCTGGCCGCTGGCGGCGGTGATCGCCGCCTGCACGTCGAGCGCCGCGGCGTCGATGCTGCGGTTGAGGTCGAACTGCAGCGTGATCTGGGTAGAGCCGAGCGAGCTGGTCGACGTCATTTGCGACAGGCCGGCAATCAGGGAAAACTGCCGCTCCAGCGGCTGCGCCACGCTCGACGCCATGGTTTCCGGATTGCCGCCGGGCAGGTTGGCTGAGACCTGGATGGTCGGGAAATCGACCTGCGGCAGCGGCGCCACCGGCAGCAGCGGCCATACCGCGGCGCCGATCAGGAAAATTGCGATGGCGAGCAGCGTGGTGCCGATCGGCCGTTTGATGAAGGCTGCGGAGATGCTCATTTGCCGGCCTTGCTTGTTTTGTCTGTGGCGGCGGCAGGAGCAGCTACTGCGCTGGCTTCAGTGATCTTGGCGCCGGGTTTCAGCTTGTACTGGCCGTCGACCACTACCCGTTGTCCCGCGTCCACGCCCTTGTCGATAACCGCCACGCCGTCCTGGATGTTGGCAACCTGGACCGGCTGGATTTTCACCGTGCTGTCAGCGTCGACCACATATATGTAAGTGCCGTCCTGGCTGCGCTGCACTGCTGCTGCCGGCACCGTCAATGCCTGCTTGCGGTCACCCAGCACCAGCCTGACATTGACGTACTGGCCCGGCCACAGCACATGCGACGGATTCTGGAAAATGCCTTTCAGCTGCACCGTGCCGGTGCTGGTGTCGATCTGGTTGTTGAGCAACGCCAGGTTGCCCTGGGCCAGCATGGCGCTGCTGTTGCGCGCATAGGTCAACACGCTGAGCGGCTTCTGGCTGCCGCGCAGGGCATTGTTGATGCTCTGGAAGGTTTCTTCCGGCAAGGTGAACACCACGGCGATCGGGTCGATCTGGTTGATCACTACCAGGCCGTTGGCGTCAGCGGCATGGACGATATTGCCAGGGTCGACCAGGCGTGCGCCGACCCGGCCGCTGATCGGCGCCAGGATGCGGGTAAAGCTGAGCTGCACCTTGGCGAAGTTGATCTGCGCTTCATCGGCTTGCACCGCGGCTTGCAGCTGGTTGACCTGGGCTCGCGTGGCGTCCAGCGTCTGTTGGGTGGCGGCGTCTTGCTGCACCAGGGTGGTGTAGCGTTGCAGGTCAAGCCGGGAGTTGACCAGCTGCGCCTGGTCCTTGGCTTTTTGCGCCACGGCCTGGTCCAGCTGCGCCTGCAGCGTACGCGGATCGATCTGCGCCAGCAGCTGGCCGGCCTTGACGTCCTGGCCTTCGACAAAACCCACTTTGTCGAGCTGGCCGTCGATGCGGGCCTTGACGGTGACGCTGGCATTCGAGGTCACCGTACCGACGCCGCTCAGGTACATCGGCACATCCTGTTGCTTGACGGCGACGGTGCTGACCGAGATGGCGCCAGGGGCGACCTTTGGCGTGCCCTGGGCATCGGCCTTGTGCACCATGATCCAGCCGGCGGCGCCGATCAGGACCAGTATCGCGGCGGTGATCAGCAGCGTCGAACGTGGTTTGGAAAGTGTGGAGGTCATCTTTATCGGCTCGCGGAATTAATTGGTCGTATTGTTTTGTGAATTGTTTTGCGCCTGGCCGGCGTGCTGGTCGCCGTTCAGCTGGCTGCTCAGTTGACTACTATCCCAGCCGCCGCCGACGGCCTTGATCAACGCCACGCTCGCCAGCAGCTGGCGTCCCAGCAATTGCACCAGGGTGCGTTCGTTGCCGAGCGAAAGGGTTTGCGCTGTGACCACTGTCAGATAGGTCGCGGTGCCGGCGCGGTACTGGCTCAGCGCCAGACGTTCCGCCAGTTGCGAAGCCTGCACCGCCTGGTTCTGGGCGATCGCTTCCTGGTCCAGCACCTTGAGCGTGGCCAGGTTGTCTTCCACTTCCTGGAAGCCGCCCAGCACGGTTTGTTTGTATTGCGCTACCGCGGCGTCATAGACGGCGATGGCCTGGTCGCTGTGCGCGCGCCGCAGGCCGCCGTCGAAAATGGTTTCAGCCAGCGCCGCGCCCAGCGACCAGACCCGGCTCGGGGTATCGAACCACTGCGCCAGGCTGGCGCTGTTGAAACCGCCGCTGGCGCTCAAGGTCAGGGCCGGGAAAAAGGCTGCCTTGGCGACGCCGATGTTGGCGTTGGCGACCGCAACCTGGCGTTCAGCGC
Coding sequences within it:
- a CDS encoding heavy metal sensor histidine kinase; the encoded protein is MKRSITARLVAMFAVAALLIFSLIGSALYGVLQRELARHQQDELNTRFLDTRYMIGHNGDPARWPRVQTKLDTLTPADGSIRYWVLSDDPRFEYGKGLADVEQLDRNPSGMGIMSLHGREYPLHTMVGTIEPFQERPAVRLIVAVDAAPYMHTLHTFMIALVGLSLLGVLLVMLLGYWIAQVGLRPLKQLSSAAQSLGPKTLSQRLQISPLPGELSDLTIAFNGVLERMEGAYNQLEAFNADVAHELRTPLANLIGETQVALSRQRTAPQFEEVLQSNLEELERLRSIINDMLFLARADQGEAATSLVRTSIAQEVGKTVEFFEFLLDDSKMTVKVAGDMSAEASIETSLFKRAMSNLLHNAIQHSSPGAAIAVTITEQPEVIRIAVSNPGKPIADNHLPRLFDRFYRVDAARNDKDQSQLHGHGLGLAIVKAIAKMHGGGVFADSTDGTTTIGFSIPASHATMP
- a CDS encoding heavy metal response regulator transcription factor — encoded protein: MKILIVEDELKTADYLCKGLTEQGCAVDVAHNGVDGQHLALQHDYDVIVLDVMLPGIDGFTVLHALRAIKQTPVIMLTARDRVEDRIKGLQGGADDYLVKPFSFLELLARLQALTRRGRAFEPAQLRIADLQIDLISRKAYRANVRIDLTAKEFSLLAVLARRQGEILSKTAIAELVWDMNFDSNTNVVEVAIKRLRAKIDTPFSPKLLHTIRGMGYVLELRSQESNE
- a CDS encoding efflux RND transporter permease subunit; its protein translation is MSISAAFIKRPIGTTLLAIAIFLIGAAVWPLLPVAPLPQVDFPTIQVSANLPGGNPETMASSVAQPLERQFSLIAGLSQMTSTSSLGSTQITLQFDLNRSIDAAALDVQAAITAASGQLPANLPSPPTFRKVNPADSPILVMSVQSDALPLIQVNDFADNILAQQISQIPGVGLVNIGGVQKPSVRIQVDPTKLAAIGISLEDIRGVIANLTVNQPKGTVDGAKQSFTVYTNDQLLSAEPWNDMVLAYKNGAPIRVRDVGVAIDAAENLKVAGWAYAGAAAPAGNTITNGRSIVLAITKQPGANVIETVDRIKAALPRLQAAIPPTVHVNTLIDRTQTIRASVSDVEFTLVLTIALVVLVIFLFLRNVPATLIPSVTVPLALLGTAAIMFLLGFSLDNLSLMALTIAVGFVVDDAIVMLENIYRYVEEGMSPMEAAYKGAGEIGFTIISISVSLVAVFIPLLLMGGIVGRLFREFAITVTLTIAVSVVISLTLTPMLCSRFLKSHTAESHGRMYQMFERGFDAMLNGYKRGLHVVLRHQFITLMVFFATMAATVVLFVIIPKGFFPQQDTGFVYGFAESAQDSSFASMNKRMLALADVVRKDPDVTGFGMSGGGSTFNTGNFFISLKPKDEGRTASADEVIARLRPQLAKVQGVNLFLQAGQDINVGGRLSRTQYQYTVTDSNLDELNVWAPKLLNRFRQLPQLTDVASDQQNAAAAANLTIDRARASSFGITPALIDSTIYDAIGQRQVAQYFTQINSYHVILEVTPKLQEDPELFNKLYLTSPVTGQQVPLSTFVTIDTNKTSYLSISHQGQFPAVTISFNLAPNVALGEAVDAIQKAQAEMGVPATLTGAFQGTAKAFGDSLSSQPYLIAAALVAVYIVLGLLYESYIHPLTILSTLPSAGVGALLILMMGGYDLSVIALIGIILLIGIVKKNGIMMIDFALTAERQHGMKPEEAIYQACVLRFRPIMMTTMCALLSGLPLMLGHGAGSELRRPLGYAMVGGLVLSQALTLFTTPVVYLYLDRAHYWYMRRKEARQARKAARKAAA
- a CDS encoding efflux RND transporter periplasmic adaptor subunit — translated: MTSTLSKPRSTLLITAAILVLIGAAGWIMVHKADAQGTPKVAPGAISVSTVAVKQQDVPMYLSGVGTVTSNASVTVKARIDGQLDKVGFVEGQDVKAGQLLAQIDPRTLQAQLDQAVAQKAKDQAQLVNSRLDLQRYTTLVQQDAATQQTLDATRAQVNQLQAAVQADEAQINFAKVQLSFTRILAPISGRVGARLVDPGNIVHAADANGLVVINQIDPIAVVFTLPEETFQSINNALRGSQKPLSVLTYARNSSAMLAQGNLALLNNQIDTSTGTVQLKGIFQNPSHVLWPGQYVNVRLVLGDRKQALTVPAAAVQRSQDGTYIYVVDADSTVKIQPVQVANIQDGVAVIDKGVDAGQRVVVDGQYKLKPGAKITEASAVAAPAAATDKTSKAGK